CGATCCGGCGCGCCGGCGTCGGCGTGGAGAGCAGCCTGCAGGCTTTCGCACGCGGCTATGAACTGGCCGAGCGCGGTGGCGAAGAGGCAAAAGCGCCGGTGCGCGAACCCTTGGGCGGTGGTGGACTCGCCATCGAACGGCTCGACGAACGCATCCGCGCCGGCTTCCCGGCGTCGGCGTCAAGCATCCTCGGCCCCGGCGTGCGCCGCCTGGCCGACTACCAGGATGCGCACTATGCCGCCAGCTACCTCGACCTGCTGCAGCCGGTGCGCGACCTCGACGCCGCCAGCCCCGAGCACGGCGCGCTGCTGCTGAAGGAAACCGCGCGCTACCTGGCCCTGTGGATGTCGTACGAAGACACGGTGCGCGTGGCCGACCTCAAGATCCGCGCCAGCCGTTTCGAGCGGGTGCGCAAGGAAGTGCAGGCCAAGCCGAACCAGGTGGTGCACATCAACGAATACTTCCACCCGCGGATCGACGAGATCGCCGACACCCTGCCGGCCGGGCTGGGGCGCTTCCTGATGCGTCCCGGACGCCTGCACGAGCTGCTCGGACGCATGACGGCCAAGGGCCGCGTGGTGCGCACCACCTCGCTCGGCGGCTTCTTGCTGCTGTACCTGGTGAGCGGCATGCGGCGCCTGCGCCTGTCGTCGCTGCGCCATGAGCGCGAACATGCCGAGATCGCGCGCTGGCTCGAATGCATCGTGCAGCACGCCCGCAGCGACTACCCGCTGGCGGTCGAGATTGCCCAGTGCCAGCGCCTGGTGAAAGGCTATGGCGACACCCATGCGCGCGGCATGCGCAGCTTCGGCAAGCTGATGGCGCGCCTGCCGCAACTGGCAAGCCTGCCGGATGGCGCTGCGCGGCTGCGCGCCCTGCGCGAGGCGGCGCTGAAGGACGAGGAGGGCAAGGCGCTCGACGCGCTGCTCCTGGACCTGGACCAGCCCGCGCCAAGGCTGGCGACCGGCACCTGACACCCTGACTGAGGAAAACGCATATGCTCGACTCCCCGAAATTTGTCGCCGCCGCGGTCCAGGCCGCGCCGGTATTCCTGGATACCCAGGCCACGGTCGCCAAGGCGGTGGCGCTGATCCACGAGGCCGCGTCCAATGGCGCGCGCCTGGTGGCCTTCCCTGAAGTTTTCGTTGCCGGCTACCCCTACTGGAGCTGGATCGCGAACCCGCTCGAAGGCAGCCCCTGGTTCGAAAAACTGGCGCGCAGCGCGATCGTGGTGCCAGGACCTGAGGTAGATGCCCTGTGCCATGCGGCGCGCGCGGCCAACGTCAACGTGGTCATCGGCGTCAACGAACGCGCCGCCTACAGCCTGGGCACGATCTACAACACGGTGCTGACCATCGATGCAGGGGGCCGCCTGATCGGCCGCCACCGCAAGCTGGTGCCCACCTGGGCCGAAAAGCTCACCTGGGCGCCGGGCGACGCCAGCGGCCTGAAGGTGCACCAGACCGATATCGGTCCGCTGGGCGCGCTGGCCTGCGGCGAGAACACGAATACGCTGGCGCGCTTCGCGCTGCTGGCCCAGGGCGAACTGGTACACGTGGCGAACTACATCTCGCTGCCGGTGGCGCCGCCCGACTACGACATGGCCGAGGCGATCAAGGTGCGCGCCATGGCCCACAGCTTCGAAGGCAAAGTGTTCACCGTGGTGTCCTGCTCGACCGTGTCGGAAGAAATCATCGCCGCGATGGAGACGCTCAAGCCGGGCGCGCGCGGCCTGCTCGAACGCGGCAACAGCGCCTTCTCGGGCATCGTCGGCCCCGACGGACGCATCGTGGGCGAGGCCCTGGTCGACCGCGAAGGCATCGCCTACGCCGAGATCGACCTGGCGCGCTGCATCCAGCCCAAACAGATGCACGACATCATCGGCCACTACAACCGCTTCGACGTGTTCGAACTCAAGGTCAACACCGGGCGCCAGCGTCCCTTGACCGTGGACGGCGCCAGCGCCGATGCCGACCTGCCGTATGCGCCGCGCCAGGACCTGGCCGCCGCCGACGCGCGATAAGGAGGACAGCATGCGTGAAGACATAATCGGCCGTGCCAACGTCGAAGACACCCCCGAACTCGAAGCCTATTACCGCGAGCTGGCAAAGCACGAGGCAGGGGCCTTGTGGACGGTCGCCAACAAGATCGAACCCTGGTTCCCGCAATCCACGTCGACCCCGACCCTGTGGCGCTTCAAGGACCTGCGCGAACTGGTGCTGCGCTCGGTCGACCTGGTCACGCCCGAGAAGGCCGGGCGGCGGGTGGTGATGCTCGCCAATCCGACCCGCAAGGACGTCAGCGCCAGCGTTGGCTGGCTGTATTCCGGCCTGCAGGTGATGCGTCCAGGGGAAGAAGCCAGCGCCCATTGCCACTCGGCGTCCGCGCTGCGCTTCATCATGGAGGGCTCTGGCGCCTACACCGTGGTCGACGGCCACAAGATGATGCTCAATGCACGCGACTTCGTGCTGACCCCGAACGGGACCTGGCACCAGCATGGCGTCGAGGAGTCGGGCGAGTGGTGCATCTGGCAGGATGGCCTCGACATCCCGCTGGTGAACGCGCTGGAAGCGAATTTCTATGCCGTGCACCCGGACCTGGCCCAGCAGCCGACCTTCCCGGTCGACGACACCACCCTGAGCTTCGGCGGACCGGGCCTGGTGCCGGTCGACTTCAAGTGGGACATGGCCTATTCGCCGCTGTTCAAGTACACCTGGGACGCGACCTATGAATCGCTGCAGCGCTACGCCCGGGTGACCGACGGTTCGCCCTACGACGGCATCATCCAGCAATTCATCAATCCGCTGACCGGCGGCCCGGTGATGCCGACCATGGGCGCGGCGATGCAGATGCTGCGGCCCGGCGAGCACACCAGGGCGCACCGCCATACCGGCAGCATCATGTACCAGGTGGCCAAGGGCCGCGGCTATTCGGTCATCGACGGGCGCCGCTTCGACTGGCAAGAGAAGGACATCTTCTGCGTGCCGTCGTGGGCGGTGCACGAACACGCCAACCTTTCCGACACCGACGACGCCTGCCTGTTCTCGTTCAACGACCTGCCCGTGATGCGCGCGCTCGGCCTGTACCGCGAAGAAGCATGGCTTGACAACGGCGGCCACCAGACCATCACAACAGACCAGTAGTCCACAAGGAGATGCAATGAAACTGATTACCTACCAAACCCGTACGCTCGAGACCCGCATTGGGGTCCTGGCCGGCAACCTGGCTGTCGACATCGTCCGCCTGGGCGCCGCCGGCGGCATCGAGCTGCCCGGCACCATGCTCGACTTCATCGACGCCGCGCCGGCCTCGGTCGAGCGCACCCGCGAGTTGCTGAAGGAATTAGAAGGCCGCTGGCCGGTGGGCGTGGCCACGCCGGCGTCGAACGTGCGCCTGCTGGCGCCGATCCCGCGTCCGCGCAAGAATATCTTCGGCATCGGCCTGAACTACGTCGAGCACGTGGCCGAATCGGCGCGCACCCTTGACACGTCGAAGGACTTGCCGAAGCAGCCGGTGGTGTTCTCGAAGCCGCCGACCGCCGTCATCGGCCCCGACGATGCGATTCGCCACAATGCCCGCATCACCCAGCAGCTCGACTGGGAAGTGGAGCTGGCGGTGGTGATCGGCGCCACCGCGACCCGCGTCGACGAGGACGCGGCCATGGGCCATGTATTCGGCTACACGGTGCTCAACGACATCAGCGCGCGCGATTGCCGCCGCGCCGGCCAATGGATCTTTTCCAAGGGCCAGGACACGTTCGCGCCGATGGGCCCCTACATCGTGACCGCCGACGAGATCCCCGACCCGCACAACCTCGACCTGTGGCTGAAGGTGAACGGCGCGGTCAAGCAGCAGTCCAACACGCGCCACCTGCTCTTTAAAATTCCGGCGCTGATCGCGGACATCAGCTCGGCCATCACGCTGGAGCCGGGCGACATCATCGCCACCGGCACGCCGTCGGGCGTCGGCGCTGGCATGGACCCGCAAGAGTGGTTGTGGCCGGGCGACGTGGTCGAACTCGGGGTCGAAGCGGTCGGCACCCTGCGCAACCACGTGGTGGCCGCATGAGCGCGCCCGTGCAGGCGAACGGCGCGCGCCGTATCCGCGTCGGCCAGATCGTGCCGAGCTCGAACACGACGATGGAAACCGAGATCCCGGCAATGCTGCGCGCGCGCGAGCTGATCCTGCCGGAGCGCTTCACCTTCCACTCGAGTCGCATGCGCATGAAGAAGGTGACCAAGGAAGAGCTGGAAGCGATGGACCGCGATTCCGACCGCTGCGCCGACGAATTGTCGGATGCGCGGGTGGACGTGATGGGCTATGCCTGCCTGGTGGCGATCATGAGCATGGGCACCGGCTACCACCGCCAGTCGGAGCAGCGCCTGCATGCGCGCACGGTCGCCAATGGCGGCCCGGCGCCGGTGGTGACGAGCGCCGGCGCGCTGGTCGACGGCCTGAAGGCGATGGGCGCCAGGCGGGTGTCGGTGATCTGCCCCTACATGAAGCCGCTGACCAAGCTGGTCGTGGACTACATCGAGAGCGAGGAAATCGACGTGCACGACTACTGCGCGCTCGAGATCCCCGACAACCTCGAAGTCGGCGCGCGCGATCCGATGGCGCTGGTCGACATCTATAAACAGGTGTCGCTCCAGGGCATCGACGCGCTGGTGCTGTCGGCCTGCGTGCAGATGCCGTCGCTGGCGGCGGTGCCGGTGGTGGAAGCCGAAGCCGGCATCCCGGTGGTGTCGGCCGCGGTGTGCACGACCTGGCAGATGCTGGGCAAGCTGGGGCTCGAGACACGGGTGCCGGATGCCGGCGTACTGCTGTCGGGACGCTACTAGAACGGGGCGGCGGCATGCGGCTGCACACCTATTTTCGCAGCTCCACCGCCTACCGGGTGCGCATCGCGCTCGGCCTGAAGGGCATCCAGGCCGGGCAGCTCCCCGTGGACTTGCTGAAGGAGGGCGGCGAGCAGTTCGGCGCCGCCTACGATGCGCTCAACCCGCAGCACCTGGTGCCGCTGCTGGAAGATGGCGGCATGCTGCTGGCGCAGTCGCTGGCGATCATCGAATACCTCGACGAGGCGTATCCCGGCCCGGCGCTGCTGCCGCCCGACCTGCGCGGCCGGGCACGGGTGCGTTCGCTGTCGCTGGCGATCGCCTGCGACATCCATCCGCTGAACAATCTGCGGGTGCTGAAATACCTGCGCCGCGAACTGAAGGTGGCGCAGGAGGGACGTGACGCCTGGTACCGGCACTGGATCGCGCTGGGCCTCGGGGCGCTCGAACGCCAGCTGGTCGGGGCGCCGGAGACCGGCCTGTTCTGCCACGGCGACACGCCGACCATGCTCGACTGCTGCCTGGTGCCGCAGCTGGCCAATGCGCGCGGCAACGGCTGCGACCTGGACCCGTATCCGACCCTGCTGGCGATCGCCGCGCGCTGCGAGGCGATCGAGGCCTTCGCCGCTGCGCGGCCCGAGCGCCAGCCGGACGCGCCGTAGCTTCGCGTGGACGGGTCAGCGGCCCGGCTGGCCGCGGGTCCCGGTCCAGACGCGCGCGATGAGGTACGGCGGCTTGCCCTGGTCGGTCGTGCCCGAGAAGATCGGATTGCGGTGCAGCTGGTTGACCGCGACGTACAGCCAGGATTCCGGGCCGAAGTGGGCGTTGTCGGGCCACAGGAAGCGGGCGTCGCGCACCAGCGGCTTCAATTGGCCGTCCTTGTCCAGCACGTCGATGCCGTTGGCCGACAGGTTGGTGAAGAAGTGGTTGCCTTCGGCATCGGTGGCGGCGCCGTCCGAGATCGGCTTGGCCCCGACCCGCACGATCGCCGCGCCGACCTCGGCGTCCGAGGCGCCGTCGCGCAGCAGGCGCGCCGGCAGCGCATACCAGGCGGTGCCGTTCATGGCGCCGAAGTACAGCGTCTCGCCATCGGCCGACAGGCTGATCGGATTGATTCCGACCCGCGCCGGGCCCATGCGGCCATCGGCGCCGGGGAACAGCAGCGGTTTGCCTTCGACCACCAGTTCGACGTCTTCGGCGGCCAGCGACGGATGGCCGGCAAAGCGGCGCGACGTGTTGTTGGCGGTATCGACGACGACGATGGCCGGGTCGGGACCGCAGTCGGCGATGCAGGCGAAACCGCGTTCGCTGTCGACCGCCAGGTCTTGCAGGATCTGGCCGGCCGGCGCCACCTTGCGGTCGAAGTCGTGGCGATAGGCCAGCTTGCGGCCGGCGATGTCGAAGGCCACCAGCTTGGGCGCCTGCAGCGGCTCCATCCAGTTGCCGTGGTCGACAACCCACAGCCAGTCCCGGGCGTCGATCAGCACGCCGTGCGGGGTGTTGAGCACGTCCTTGCCGGAACCCGGTTTCGCGTTCCAGCCGGCGTCGGGGAAGGGCGTGTAGCTGTTCGGGCCCGTTACTTCTATCAATTGCACTGGGCCGCGGCGCATCCCATGGATGCTGGCGAAGATGCGGCCGTCCTTAGTGGCGGTGACATTGCCGGGCGTGATGTCGAGCTCGGCGACGATCTCGACCTGGCCCAGCGTGGGCGTGGCTGCGGACACTGCCGCAGTATCGGCGGCGGCGGGAGCATCCGGCGCATCCTTTTTCGGCGAGCAGGCGGCCAGCGCCGCCATGGTCAACGCCGCACACAATGCCTTGTTTCGCATGGAAACTCCCTCCTGTGAATGTGATTGACGTCAATCAGGCTAGCACTTGGGTCTAGTTGATTAAAGTTAAGCGTTGTCTATTCTTGTACTGTGGACGCCGGCCTCTCTTTACCAGGATGTACGATATTTGACTGGACTGCGCGGGGTATGCAGCGTTCCACTGTCTCGACCACTAACCCACGTCGACCTGAAGGAGGCAGCCTGTGTCCACCCACCATTCATCCACCGATCTCCCCGACGACCCCGTGCGCCGTTCGCTCGTCCTGGCCGCCGGCCTGGGCGCCATCGCCGCCGTGCCGGCCTCGGCCATGACCATGACCATGGCCGGCGCCGGCGAGCAGGGCCAGTCCCAGGCGAGCCGTTTAGCCGCAGCGCCGACGCGCGGCCGCGGCGCATTGGGCGCCCGGCTGCAGGGCGTGCAGCACTCCGGCATCACGGTGCAGAATATGGACCGGGCCTATGCCTTCTATACCGAGGTGCTGGGCGGTACCGAGATTATGCGCGACGGCGATTTCCAGGGCGACGTGATCCAGAACACTTTGCTCTTGAACGAGGAAATCGAGGCCAGGCAGCGCGGCGTCAACCCGGTCTCGCTCGGCGTGCCGGACCTGCGCGGCGGCGCCCAGCGGCTCGACGTGCGCTTCATCCAGTTCGACAACGTGGTGATCGAATTGCTCCAATACCGCGACAGCACGCAGCCGCAAGGCAGCGGCAACAGCTTCGCGCCGCCGCAGGCCTTCACCAGCCCGGCCTTCCCGAAATCGATGCACGTCTGCTTCTATGTGCGTGAAGACGTCGACTTCAACCAGTTCGTGCACGATCTCGAAGCCGAGGCGGCGCGCCGCGGCATGCACAACGTCAAGGCCAACCGCATCGTGCGTTCCGGCACCGACCAGGAACGGCGCCAGGCGCCGCTCGACACTCTCACCAACCGCATCACGAGCGGCAAGTCGGATGGCTGGTCGCTGATCTATGCCAAGGGGCCGGAGGGCGAGCAGCTCGAATTCGTCCAGGTGAAAGGGCAGGCCAAGCGGGTCTTTGGCGAGGCGCTGGAGGCGCGTGGACGTGCGGTGGCCACGACCCGCAGCTAGGGGAACAGGGAAGCAGCGCGGCTTGCTTCTATTATTGAGAATGGGATATCATTATCGAATTCCCGTGATACTCCGACCTCCTCGATAATGAAAATAACGCTTCACCCCCTGGCGCTGGGCCTGCTTGGCCTCGCACCCGCCGTCCATGCCGCCGACCCCGCGATCGTCATGGGCGAAGTGCGCGTCAGCGCCCAGCGCGATGCCGGCGCGCTGCGCTCGTCCACCATCCTGACCTCGGTCGACGTGCTTGGCGCCGACAAGATCGAGGACAAGCACGTCGCCAGCAGCTGGGAATTGGTCGGGCAACTGCCCGGAACCCAGATGACCGAATATCGCATGGGCGCCGAGTCGGGAAAGGCGACCTTCCGCGCCTTCAACGGCGAAGGGTATATCAATGGCATCAAGGTGCTGATCGACGGGATTCCGAGCAACGTCAACAGCGGCAACCAGCGCTTCATTGACATGATCTTCCCGCTCGAAGTCGACTATGTCGAAGTGGTGCGCGGCACCAACGACCCGCGCTACGGTCTGCACAATATCGGCGGCAACATCAATCTCGGGACGCGCCAGGGCGGCAACTACTTCGACGGCCGCTTCACCGTCGGCAGCTTCGACACGCGCGAAGCTCAACTGGTCTATGGGCGCGAGGCCGACGGTTTTTCCCAGAACTACGTCCTGGCCAGGCAGGATTCCAGCAGCTACCGCCGCAGCCATGGCGATTCGCAGCGCTACACGGCGGCCGGCAAGTGGTTCCTGACGTCGAAGGACAAGTCGCTCACCGGCGGCATTGTGCTGCGTACCTACAAGCATGACGCCGACGAGCCGGGTTTCTTGACCGCCACCGAACTGGCCGCGGACCGGCGCCAGTCGCCGGCCAAGAACGTCAACGACATCACCTACCGCGAGATGAACCACGCCAGCGCCCACCTGGACTGGCAAATCTCGAAAGACGCCTTCCTCAGCAACAAGCTGTACTATAACGATTACCACGACGACCGTCGCGTCACCTTCACCAGCAACCCGCAAGGTAACGGGCCGCGCCAGCGCCGCGAGTGGGATGAGCACCAGTTCGGCTTCATGAGCACGCTGACCTGGCGCGCCAGCGAGCGCGTCACGGTCGACGGCGGCGTGAACACTGAGCGCCAGAACAATTTCTACAAGCGCTCGCGCTACGCGTATGCGATGCCGACCGATTTCAGCAACCCGGCGCGGGTGCAGAACGACGACCGCTATTACCTGAACAACGTCGGCGCCTATGCCCAGGCAGTGATCAAGGCCACCGACACGTTGCGCGTCGTGCCGGGCTACCGGATCGATCGCTTCACCGGCAGCAACCCGCTGCCGGGCGGCGGATCGGCCGGCCTGCAGGACTATGGCTGGATCAAACAGCCGAAACTGAGCATGGTGTATAGCCCGGCCGAGGACGTCAGCGTGTACGCCAACTGGGGCCGCACCTTCCAGATCCTGACCGGATCGGGCGTGCCGGCCTACCTGCTGGCGGGGCAGGGGCCGTTCGACGCCTCGACCAATACGGGCAAGGAGATCGGCGTCAAGCTCAAGCCGAACGCGCGCTCCGACCTGCGCCTGGCCATCTGGCGCCAGGACGCCTCCGGCGAGGCGGCTAACATGCCGGCCACCGGCACCTCGGTGGCGCTCGGCGAGACCCGGCGCGAGGGCATCGACCTGCAACTGTCGGGTCGCCTGTCGGATCGGCTCCAGGTCTGGGCGTCGCATTCGCTGCAGAAGGCCGAGGCGGTGAGCGCCATGACCGACGCCGGCGTTTCGCTCGCGGGCAAGGAACTGTTTTCGACGCCGCGCTACATCAGCAACGTCGGCCTCGACTACCATCCTTCCGAACACTGGCATCTCGGGCTGCAAGGCCGGGCGCAGGGCGATTACTACATCGACCGTGCAAACCGGCTCGGCAAGTACGGCGGCTTCGTGGTGTTCGACGCCAACGTGTCGTATGCGATCACGCCCCGCGTGAGCGTCGACCTGCAGCTCAAGAACCTGGCCGACCGTCGTTACGAATATGCGTGGTACGACGAGTACTGGTGGCCGGCCGACCAGGCCCAACCGATGTATTCGTCGGCCACTGGAAGGGCGGCGTATATCTCGCTCAACATCAAGCTGTAGCCACCAGCGCAATCGGTATCGCTCGGCGCAAAAAAGTGATTGGATTTCAGCGCAGCATGTTCCTACGATAACGACACCCACGTCGTTACGAAAGAGCCCATGCCGCGATCCCTCTACCTGCTGCTGTCAGCCGCCTTCCTGATCGGCGAAGCCTGCGCGGCGCCGACCTTCGCCAACCCGCTGGTATCGCAGCGCGCCGATCCGCAAGTCACGCTGCATGCCGACGGCTATTATTACTACACCGCCACCGTCCCAGAATACGACCGCATCGAGGTGCGGCGCGCCCGCACCCTGGACGCATTAAGTACGGCCGAGGCCAGGGTGATCTGGCGCCGGCATGCCAGCGGCCCGATGAGCCGCAATATCTGGGCGCCGGAACTGCATCCGATCGACGGCAAATGGTATCTGTACTTTACGGCCGGCCGCGCCGACGCGCCGATGGATATCCGCCTGTACGTGCTCGAGAATGCCTCGGCCAACCCGCTCGAAGGCGAGTGGATCGAGCGCGGGCAACTGAAGACCGGCTGGGAATCGTTCGCGCTCGACGCGACCACCTTCACGGTGCGCGGCCAGCGCTACCTGGCCTGGACGCAGACGCCGCCCGCGGCCGGCAAGCACCTGACCGCCGTGTATATCGCCAAAATGGCCTCGCCATTGGCGATCACGGGCCCGGCCACCATGCTGACGGCGCCGCACTATGCGTGGGAAAAAGTAAAATTCGATGTGAACGAGGCCCCGGCCGTGCTGGTGCGCAATGGCAGGGTGTTCATGACGTATTCGGCCAGCGCGACCGACGCCAATTACGCGCTGGGCCTGTTGACGGCGGACGAGGGCGCCGACCTGCTCGATGCCGGCGCCTGGACCAAGTCGCCGACGCCGGTGTTCCGCAGCAGCGAAGCGACCGGCCAGTACGGCCCCGGGCATAACAGCTTCACGACGACGCCGGACGGCAAGACCGACATCCTCGTCTATCACGCGCGTAACTATCGAGACATCGTGGGCGACTCGCTGCACGACCCGAACCGCCATACGCGCGCGCAGGCGATTCGCTGGCGCGCCGACGGCACGCCGGATTTCGGCGTGCCGGTGGCCGACGCCGGACGCTGAGCCCGGCGACCCGGGCCAGGCGCCCGGGCCGTGGCCCGGATTAGCCGACCTGGCTGCCCAGCGCGGCTTCGTAGCGGCGCTCGACCTCGGCCCAGTTGATGATGTTGAAGAAGGCCGCGATATAGTCCGGGCGCTTGTTCTGGTATTGCAGGTAATAGGCGTGCTCCCACACGTCCAGGCCCAGGATCGGGGTGCCGCCCGACATGCCGGCGAACTGGCCCATCAGCGGGCTGTCCTGGTTGGCGCTGCTTTCGACCAGCAGCTTGCCGTCCTTGCCGACGGTGAGCCAGGCCCAGCCGCTACCGAAGCGGGTCTGGGCGGCCTTGGTGAAGGCATCCTTGAAGCGCTCGTAGCCGCCAAGGTCGTCCTCGATGGCCTTGGCCAGCTTGCCCGAAGGCTCGCCGCCGTCCGGGCTCAGCACGGTCCAGAACAGCGCATGGTTGGCGTGGCCGCCGCCATTGTTGCGCACCACGTTCTGGACGTTCTGCGGCAGCGCGCCGATGTCGGCAATCAGTTCTTCGACCGGCACCTCGGTCACGCCGGCTTCGGCCAGGGCGTTGTTGACGTTGGTGATATAGGTCTGGTGGTGCTTGGTGTGGTGGATCTCCATCGTGCGCGCATCGAAATGCGGCTCCAGGGCGTCATAGGCGTACGGCAGTGGCGGCAGTGCGTAAGGCATGATCATTCTCCATTCAGATGGTTGGGAATACAAATCCGGCGTGTCGTGACATTACACAACATCAAGCGTACTTGAGGTCAAGCGGGCGAGTCCCGGCGACGAGAATGGGCCGCCCGTGGCGGCCCGAGACGGCTCAGCGGGCGCCTGGTCCTGTCCAGAATACCAGCATCCCGAGGATGCTGGCGCGCCAGGTGAGCGTGAAGGCGATCGCGAGCGTGGCGCCGGCCAGCGCCATGAACCATACCAGTACCGCGATCGATGGCGAATCCACCGTCAGGCAGAGGACCAGCGAGGCCAGCAGGGCGCCGGCGCCGCCCAGGCGCAGGGCCTTGGCCAGCGCTGGAGAAGGGGAAGCGCCGCCCTTGACCTGGGCCCAGTGCACGTCCATCGACAGGGCGAGCCAGCCCATGCCGGCCACGCAGGCCAGCAGGGCCAGCAGCAGGAGCAGCGCGTCAGGCATGACCGGCCTCCAGCGTCACGTTCTTGACCGCCACGGGACGGGCTTCGCGCTGCTGCAGCTTGCGCGCCGCCAGCACCGCCAGCACGGCGCCCACCAGCATGAACAGGTCGGCGCCGGCCACCGGCCAGTAGCCGGCCGCGATGGTGTTGACCAGGTGGTCGCCGGTGGTGATCCAGTTGAGCACCGGGGCCGTCACCGCCAGCACGGCGATGGCCAGGCATTGCTCGCGCCAGGCCGGGGCCAGGCGGCCTTCGGCCACCGCGGCGGTGCGCCAGAAGGCGTGGGCGCCGGCCACCAGCCAGCTGCCCCAGAACAGGTATTTTTCCATCATGCCGCGCAGCGGCCAGCCGGCCGGCATGACGTCGGGCAGCAGGCGGTTGGCGATCAGCATGCACAGGGTGGCCACCAGCATGCCGGTGACGACCGTGACCGCCATCGCATCGACCACGCGCGCGCCGCTCACGCCCTGCTTGGCGTGCTGGCGCTTGCGCTTCTCGACGAAGAAGAACAGGCCGGTGGCGATGCAGGCGCAGCCCGACAGGCCGCCCAGCACGTACAGCCAGCGCAGCAGCCAGTGCTTGAAGTGCTGCAGGTGCAGGCCGGTCAGGAATTCATTGATGCGCGCCACCACGGTCGGCGGCGGATCCTCGCGCAACAGTTCGCCGGTGGAGGCCTTGAAGTGGATGCCTTCGCCGGTCAGCTGGACGCGGTCGGTGCCGGCGCGGTAGACGCTGACATAGCCGTTGGCATCGCCCACGTGGGTGAGGTTCAGGAAGCCGACGTCGCCGGCCATGCCCTTGGCGGCCCAGCGGCGCTGGGCTTCGGCCACCATGGCGTCGACCGAGGCGATCGGCGCCGCCACGCCGGCACGGTCGTGCGGCAGGCCGGTTTCCTTCGACTCGACCAGTTCGTGGCGGTCGTGCAGCGGGGTCAGCTGGGTATGCGTGATCGGGAAATAGATGTAGGCAAAGATCACCAGGCCGGTGAAGGCGAAGAAGAAGTGGAACGGCAGCGCGACCACGCCGGTCAGGTTGTGCAGGTCGAGCATGCTGCGCTGGGTGCTCTTGTTCGGGCGGAAGGTGAACAGT
This portion of the Telluria beijingensis genome encodes:
- a CDS encoding lactoylglutathione lyase, giving the protein MSTHHSSTDLPDDPVRRSLVLAAGLGAIAAVPASAMTMTMAGAGEQGQSQASRLAAAPTRGRGALGARLQGVQHSGITVQNMDRAYAFYTEVLGGTEIMRDGDFQGDVIQNTLLLNEEIEARQRGVNPVSLGVPDLRGGAQRLDVRFIQFDNVVIELLQYRDSTQPQGSGNSFAPPQAFTSPAFPKSMHVCFYVREDVDFNQFVHDLEAEAARRGMHNVKANRIVRSGTDQERRQAPLDTLTNRITSGKSDGWSLIYAKGPEGEQLEFVQVKGQAKRVFGEALEARGRAVATTRS
- a CDS encoding TonB-dependent receptor, whose amino-acid sequence is MKITLHPLALGLLGLAPAVHAADPAIVMGEVRVSAQRDAGALRSSTILTSVDVLGADKIEDKHVASSWELVGQLPGTQMTEYRMGAESGKATFRAFNGEGYINGIKVLIDGIPSNVNSGNQRFIDMIFPLEVDYVEVVRGTNDPRYGLHNIGGNINLGTRQGGNYFDGRFTVGSFDTREAQLVYGREADGFSQNYVLARQDSSSYRRSHGDSQRYTAAGKWFLTSKDKSLTGGIVLRTYKHDADEPGFLTATELAADRRQSPAKNVNDITYREMNHASAHLDWQISKDAFLSNKLYYNDYHDDRRVTFTSNPQGNGPRQRREWDEHQFGFMSTLTWRASERVTVDGGVNTERQNNFYKRSRYAYAMPTDFSNPARVQNDDRYYLNNVGAYAQAVIKATDTLRVVPGYRIDRFTGSNPLPGGGSAGLQDYGWIKQPKLSMVYSPAEDVSVYANWGRTFQILTGSGVPAYLLAGQGPFDASTNTGKEIGVKLKPNARSDLRLAIWRQDASGEAANMPATGTSVALGETRREGIDLQLSGRLSDRLQVWASHSLQKAEAVSAMTDAGVSLAGKELFSTPRYISNVGLDYHPSEHWHLGLQGRAQGDYYIDRANRLGKYGGFVVFDANVSYAITPRVSVDLQLKNLADRRYEYAWYDEYWWPADQAQPMYSSATGRAAYISLNIKL
- a CDS encoding glycoside hydrolase family 43 protein, which gives rise to MPRSLYLLLSAAFLIGEACAAPTFANPLVSQRADPQVTLHADGYYYYTATVPEYDRIEVRRARTLDALSTAEARVIWRRHASGPMSRNIWAPELHPIDGKWYLYFTAGRADAPMDIRLYVLENASANPLEGEWIERGQLKTGWESFALDATTFTVRGQRYLAWTQTPPAAGKHLTAVYIAKMASPLAITGPATMLTAPHYAWEKVKFDVNEAPAVLVRNGRVFMTYSASATDANYALGLLTADEGADLLDAGAWTKSPTPVFRSSEATGQYGPGHNSFTTTPDGKTDILVYHARNYRDIVGDSLHDPNRHTRAQAIRWRADGTPDFGVPVADAGR
- a CDS encoding superoxide dismutase, giving the protein MPYALPPLPYAYDALEPHFDARTMEIHHTKHHQTYITNVNNALAEAGVTEVPVEELIADIGALPQNVQNVVRNNGGGHANHALFWTVLSPDGGEPSGKLAKAIEDDLGGYERFKDAFTKAAQTRFGSGWAWLTVGKDGKLLVESSANQDSPLMGQFAGMSGGTPILGLDVWEHAYYLQYQNKRPDYIAAFFNIINWAEVERRYEAALGSQVG
- a CDS encoding DUF3325 domain-containing protein — encoded protein: MPDALLLLLALLACVAGMGWLALSMDVHWAQVKGGASPSPALAKALRLGGAGALLASLVLCLTVDSPSIAVLVWFMALAGATLAIAFTLTWRASILGMLVFWTGPGAR
- a CDS encoding PepSY-associated TM helix domain-containing protein; translation: MFPNFRHTMAWLHTWFGLALGLVLMVVFFFGSLSVFDREIDRWAIPDTRYEPQPMPSFDKMLTPIFKEMQPDAAARAMTAPLADGPLPAHFDTPRSWGAYTTHRDPVLLLFSSYEVPNAKDHETAIWANRTVDPRTGEALPVDRLKIGSEFFYPLHYSLTFDWKNVGYWIVGFSALMMLMALVTGVIMHRKIFRELFTFRPNKSTQRSMLDLHNLTGVVALPFHFFFAFTGLVIFAYIYFPITHTQLTPLHDRHELVESKETGLPHDRAGVAAPIASVDAMVAEAQRRWAAKGMAGDVGFLNLTHVGDANGYVSVYRAGTDRVQLTGEGIHFKASTGELLREDPPPTVVARINEFLTGLHLQHFKHWLLRWLYVLGGLSGCACIATGLFFFVEKRKRQHAKQGVSGARVVDAMAVTVVTGMLVATLCMLIANRLLPDVMPAGWPLRGMMEKYLFWGSWLVAGAHAFWRTAAVAEGRLAPAWREQCLAIAVLAVTAPVLNWITTGDHLVNTIAAGYWPVAGADLFMLVGAVLAVLAARKLQQREARPVAVKNVTLEAGHA